In the genome of Deltaproteobacteria bacterium, the window CGAAGGAGGCGGGCTATGCCGGTATCATGGTTCCCTTCGACAATCGCCTGGAAGCTTCGGTCGTCGAGGGCATCCCGGTCTATCCGGTCAAAACCCTGGGGCATGTGGTGGCGTTCCTGGGCGGGTTTACGGAAATAGCCCCTTTGGAGACGGACGTCGCCACCTATTTCAAAGCGGGGGAACGCTTCGAAGCCGACTTTTCCGAAGTGATGGGCCAGGAGCATGTCAAACGGGCCATGGAGGTGGCGGCCGCCGGCGGCCACAACATCCTCATGATCGGACCGCCGGGATCCGGCAAGACCATGGTGGCCAAACGCCTGGCAACCATCCTGCCGTCCCTCACATTCGACGAAGCCATCGAAACCACCAAGGTCTACAGCGTGGTGGGGCTGCTGGAAAAGGACCAGGCCCTGGTCACCTGGCGGCCCTTCAGGGCGCCCCACCACACCATATCCGATGCCGGCCTGATCGGCGGCGGGCACGTTCCCCGCCCCGGCGAGGTCAGCCTGGCGCACAACGGCGTTTTGTTTCTGGATGAACTCGCCGAATACAAGAAGCACGTCCTGGAGGTTTTGCGCCAGCCCCTGGAAGACCTAAGGGTCACCATCTCCCGGGCGCGCTCCACCATCACCTACCCTGCGAGTTTCATGCTGGTGGCGGCCATGAATCCCTGCCCCTGCGGCTACCTCTCAGACCCCAAGCACGAGTGCCGCTGTTCCGTTCACCAGATCCAGCGCTACCGGGCCAAGATCAGCGGCCCCCTGATGGACCGCATCGACATCCACGTCGAGGTGCCGGCCGTGCCCTACAAGCATCTGGGATCCAAACGGACTTCGGAATTGTCCGTCGACATAAGAAAGCGCGTTACCGCGGCGCGCAATATTCAATCCCTGCGGTTTCGCAACACCGGCATTTTCTGCAATGCCCAGATGAGCAACCGACACCTCAAAGTGCACTGCAGCATCGATGAATCTTCTCACCGGTTGCTGGAAACGGCCATCGACACCCTGGGCCTGTCCGCCCGCGCCTTTTCCCGCATCCTCAAGATCGCCCGCACCATTGCCGACCTGGAAGCATCTGAAAAAATGTCATCCGCCCACGTTGCCGAGGCGATTCAGTACCGCAGCCTGGACCGGGGCCGTAAAAATGGGGTTTGAATGATGATATAAAAATTGCGTTCGTAATTGACTTGAGATATGAATCGCGTGGATACCGATGTTTTGCTAAGACTGGAATCGGCTGCGGGCTGCGGCCATTAATCTGAAATGAAAACCCGGCGAGGGTTTTGGGTGCATCCGAAGGATTTTCCGCGAACGGCGAGCGGCTTCGCGGAAAATTCTGACGTTGCTTCAATGTTTGGGAATACATCATGACGACGCTTGAATCGATAAAAGAACTGCAGGCACGGATGGAACAATCCATCATCGGTCAGAAACAGGTTGTCAACCGGTTGATTATCGGTCTGCTGGCCGACGGCAACCTGCTGCTCGAAGGGTTGCCCGGACTGGCCAAGACCAGGGCGGTCAAGAGCATGGCCGCAAATCTATCCGCAGGGCTCTCCCGCATCCAGTTCACTCCGGATCTGCTGCCGTCGGACATTACCGGCACGGAGGTATATCACGCCTCTGGTGGAAAGGATCTGTTTGAATTTCAGCCCGGCCCCATTTTTTCCAACCTGATTCTGGCCGACGAAATCAATCGGTCCCCGGCCAAGGTGCAGGCCGCACTGTTGGAGGCCATGGAAGAAAGACAGGTGACGGTGGCCGGAAAAACGCATAAAATGGAGCGGCTTTTCATGGTCCTGGCCACCCAGAACCCCATCGAGCAGGAGGGAACCTACCCCCTGCCCGAGGCCCAGATGGACCGCTTTCTCATGCATGTCAGGATCGACTATCCCGGCGATGCGGACGAACTGGAGATCATCCGTCTGGTGCGCGGTGAGCAGGGGGCGGGCCCGGATCGAAAGCCGGAAGCCATTGCCCAGGAGGCCGTGTTCTCCGCCCGGGATGAGATCAACGGGATCTATTCTTCGGAAACGATTGAACGCTATATTGTTGATTTGATCAGCGCCACCCGCTACCCCGGCAAATACGGCCAAGAACTTGCCGGCTGGCTGGAAGTCGGCGCCAGCCCCCGGGGCAGTCTCGCCATCGATAAATGTTCCCGGGTGCATGCCTGGCTGGAGGGCCGGGACCACGTCGTTCCGGATGACGTGCGGGCGGTGGTCCATGACTGCCTGCGCCACCGGTTGATATTGAGCTACGAAGCCAATGCCGCAGGCATGCATGCCGATCAGGTAATCGATGCTGTGGTCAAACAGGTAGCGGTAGCGTGAACCCCACAGTTGCAACACTGGGCCGAACCTAATTTGGAACGCTCGGCTTAGGTTGAAGTAAGGTGTAACGGTCATTATGCAGTCCCCGCAAAACGAGAACAAGCCTGGCGTCTATGCCACCCTGGAGGAATTGATCCGCCTTCAGCACAAAACGGCGGGGTTCAGCTTTCTCCCCAGGCAGCCGGTTCACAGCCTGCTGGCCGGCAGGCATGCATCGCGGCTTCGCGGCAGGGGGCTCGATTTCGAGGAACTCAGACAGTACCGGCCGGGGGACGATATCCGCACGATGGACTGGAAGGCGACCCGGCGAACCGGGCAGCCCTATGTACGGGTTTACACAGAGGACAGGGAACGGCCGGTTCTGCTGGTGGTGGATCAGCGCCTGTCCATGTTTTTCGGCTCGCAGGTCAACATGAAATCGGTCACGGCCGCCCACACGGCCGCCCTTGCGGCCTGGCGGGTGGTGACTGTCGGTGACCGAGTGGGCGCGGTCGTCTTCAACGACGATGACATACAGGTGATCCGGCACCGGCCTTCGAAAAAAACGGTAATGCAAATTCTCCGCATCATCGTGGAGCAGAACCATAAGCTGGGCATCGACCGGGGGATCTTTCCCGTTTCCGGCATGCTCAACCAGGCCCTTCGCAAGACCGTTTCCCTAACGGGTCATGACTATCTTGTCTGCGTGATCAGTGATTTTTTTGGAATGAACGATGAAACCCTGCAGCATGCAAAACAGCTCTGCCGGCACAACGACCTTATATTGGTGCCGGTGTACGACCCCCTGGCGAAAAAATTGCCGGAAAACGGTTCGCTGATCATCAGCGACGGCGGAAGCCAGATCAGGCTGGACTTTCACGACCGGCAATTGAAAGAACGTTTCCCGGAATTTCTCCAGGGCCGCCTGAAACCCCTGTCCGATTCCCTGAGCCGAATGGGTGCTCCGGTGC includes:
- a CDS encoding DUF58 domain-containing protein, producing MQSPQNENKPGVYATLEELIRLQHKTAGFSFLPRQPVHSLLAGRHASRLRGRGLDFEELRQYRPGDDIRTMDWKATRRTGQPYVRVYTEDRERPVLLVVDQRLSMFFGSQVNMKSVTAAHTAALAAWRVVTVGDRVGAVVFNDDDIQVIRHRPSKKTVMQILRIIVEQNHKLGIDRGIFPVSGMLNQALRKTVSLTGHDYLVCVISDFFGMNDETLQHAKQLCRHNDLILVPVYDPLAKKLPENGSLIISDGGSQIRLDFHDRQLKERFPEFLQGRLKPLSDSLSRMGAPVLPVNTAEDVAQQVRKALGFVPGKQARAGKVAVRGAR
- a CDS encoding YifB family Mg chelatase-like AAA ATPase, with protein sequence MLAKVLSSAVIGIDAYLVEVEVDIIQGLPSFTTVGLPETAVKESKERVKSAIHNSGYTFPDDRITVNLAPANIKKDGTGFDLPIALGILTATGIVPKRAVERFLAMGELSLDGRVKPVNGSLPMALAAKEAGYAGIMVPFDNRLEASVVEGIPVYPVKTLGHVVAFLGGFTEIAPLETDVATYFKAGERFEADFSEVMGQEHVKRAMEVAAAGGHNILMIGPPGSGKTMVAKRLATILPSLTFDEAIETTKVYSVVGLLEKDQALVTWRPFRAPHHTISDAGLIGGGHVPRPGEVSLAHNGVLFLDELAEYKKHVLEVLRQPLEDLRVTISRARSTITYPASFMLVAAMNPCPCGYLSDPKHECRCSVHQIQRYRAKISGPLMDRIDIHVEVPAVPYKHLGSKRTSELSVDIRKRVTAARNIQSLRFRNTGIFCNAQMSNRHLKVHCSIDESSHRLLETAIDTLGLSARAFSRILKIARTIADLEASEKMSSAHVAEAIQYRSLDRGRKNGV
- a CDS encoding MoxR family ATPase, which encodes MTTLESIKELQARMEQSIIGQKQVVNRLIIGLLADGNLLLEGLPGLAKTRAVKSMAANLSAGLSRIQFTPDLLPSDITGTEVYHASGGKDLFEFQPGPIFSNLILADEINRSPAKVQAALLEAMEERQVTVAGKTHKMERLFMVLATQNPIEQEGTYPLPEAQMDRFLMHVRIDYPGDADELEIIRLVRGEQGAGPDRKPEAIAQEAVFSARDEINGIYSSETIERYIVDLISATRYPGKYGQELAGWLEVGASPRGSLAIDKCSRVHAWLEGRDHVVPDDVRAVVHDCLRHRLILSYEANAAGMHADQVIDAVVKQVAVA